The Hypnocyclicus thermotrophus nucleotide sequence TGAAATTGATTGAGTGGAAAGTAAATTTAGAAGTTCTTTATTAGTATTTTTTATAAATAAATTAATATTATAAAAAGTAGCTAAAGCAATAGTTACAACTATAATAGTTAAAACAGAAACAATCAATTTTAATTTTATTGAATTTCGTATCCGATATTTCATTTTTCACTCCTTGTGTAAACTATATTTAATTATAATTGATTAAATAATATCAAAAAAAATAAATAGTGTAAAGTCAATATTTGTTAAATAAATTATTTTTTTTGAAATATTTTAAAATAAAATGTAATATTTTAGGACTGAAAAAAGCAAATGAAATATTCTAATAATAATTAGTAAAATAAAAAATCCTCTTAATTATCTTAAGAGGAAAAAATTGATTTATAAATTGCCTTGAATAATATTTTCTAATTTTAGCTTTTTTTGAATCTCGTTTAATACTCGTCTTTTATTTAAGCTCCATTTTGGTTTAAAAAGAGTGTCTTTATCTCCATCTCCTGTGATTCTATGAATAATAATATTTTTATCTAAAATTTTTATAGAATTAACTATAAGATTTATATATTCTTTTTCTGAAAAAACATGAAATTTTTCTTTTAAATATAGATAATATAAAGAGGAATTTTTTATTATGTAAAGTAGATGTATTTTTATTCCCCATGGTTTTATTTTATTTATATATTCAATAGAATCAAAATATTCTTCTTTTGTTTCATATGGAAGACCTGCAATTATATGAATTACAGTTTTAATATTATTGTTTTTTAATTTGTAAAATGAGTTTTCAAAACTATGAAGAGAATAACCTCTATTTATAAGTTTTGCTGTTTTTTCATGTATAGTTTGAAGGCCTATTTCTATCCATAAAAAAGTTTTTTTATTTAATTCATTTAATAAATCTAAAATTTCTTTATTAATACAGTCGGGTCTTGTAGCAATAGCTAATCCAATTACATTTTTATGATTTATCGCCTCATAAAATATTTTTCTTAAATAATTTATATTTCCATAAGTATTTGTAAAGCTTTGGAAATAAGCAATTACACTATCTGAATTATGTTTATTTTTTATGAGCTTTATTTGTTTATTTATTTGCTCTGTAATAGTATCTAATTTGTTCCCCGCGTGTTCACCACTACCTTCTTCACTACAAAATATACAACCTCCATAAGAAATTTTTCCGTCTCTATTAGGACAACTAAGGCCAGCATTTAATGATACTTTATATATTTTTTTTCCAAATGTTTTTTTAAGTTCATAATTTAAGTTATTGTATCTTTTATCTCCCCACATAAATTCTCCTATAATTTTTCTATAACTAATTTTTTTAATTTATTAATATCTATAATTTTTACATACATAAAATCTTTTTCAATAATATTTTCTTCTATAAATTTTTTAAAAATTCTTCTTATTTGTCTACTTGATTTACCTAGTGACGAAGACAGTTCAGTAATATTTAATTTTTGAATTTCGTTATTTTCATCTAAACTATTATAAAGATAGGTAGCAATTCTATTTTCTAGAGGATAAAGCATAGATTCATATATTATACTAGTATCATTATATAATTTTATAGCTAAAGTTTGTAAAATTTTATTATTAAAAACATTGTCTGTTTTAAGTAAAGTTTTGATAAATTCAATATCAAATTTTATTACATAGCTATCTATAATAGCTTCTACATTATGAATATAAGGTTTATTTAAAACAAGCTCTACATCTCCAATAACTTCTCCAGGTTCTAAAAAAGCTACAGATAAAGCCTTTCCATTTTCATTAGTTGTAGATACTTTAAATTTTCCATTTACAATAAAATAAAAATATTTTGGTTGTTGTTTTGATAAAATTAAAAAACTATTTTTTTTAATAAATTCTAAATATGCTTTATTTATATAATTATTACTAAAAAAAGAATCTAGAGCATATTTTTTATAATATTTTTCTAATAATTTATTATTCATTAAATCACCTTTTTATTTTAATTTTATCACAAATATATAAAGTAGTATAGAAATTTTATTTTTATTAAAAAAGAAAATAGAAATTTATTTTAATAAATAATAAAAAAGCTAGATATTATTCTAGCTTTTTAGACTTTAAATTTATCAACTAATTGTCTTACTGATTCTGATATATAACCTAAATCTTGTGCAACAGCGGCTACTTCTTGATTAGATGCTGTTAATTCTTCACTAGCTGCTGATACTTCCTCCGAAGCAGCGATATTTCTTTCAACAACATTATTTATTTTATCAACTTTTTCTACTACTAAATCTTTTGATTTAACAATTTCACCAGTTGCACTATAAGTATTTTTAATAAGTGGAGTAATATTTTCAACAGAATCTATTATTTCAATAAATGAATTAAGTGTATTTTCTACAGCTTTAGTTTGTTCAATAATTAGATTTTCAACATTTTCAGATGTTTCTATTACCTCATTTGTATCATTTGTTATAGATTTTATTAACTCTATAATTTTATTAGTTGAAGTTCTTGATTCCTCAGCTAATTTTCTTACTTCTTCAGCTACGACTGCAAATCCTTTACCATGTTCACCAGCTCTAGCAGCTTCTATTGCAGCATTTAGTGCTAGTAAATTAGTTTGTTCTGAAATACCAGAGATTATATCAGTTATACCACTAATTTTATTAACAGATGTTATTAGTCTATTAACCTTTGATATTACTAGATCAAATACATTTTTTATATCATTTATTGAATTTACTAATACATCCATTTCATTTTTTCCATTATTAGCTTTATTAGCACTATTTTCTGTTTCATTTTTTACTTTAATAAGTTCATTATATACATTATCAATACTAGTAGTTAAAACTTTTATTGAATCAGTTATATCTTTTATATCATTTGATTGTTCTAAAGCGCCCGCTGTAATATTTTGCATTGTCGCAGCTAACTCTTCAGAAGCGGCAGCAGTTTCTTCAGATGTAGCAACTAAACTTTTTGAATTATCGTCTAGTTTTATAAAATTATTTTTAACATTTGATAATAAATCATCTATATTTTCGATAATAATAATTAAAGATTTTGTCATTTCTGCAAATTCATTTTTTCCATTTACTTTTAAATCAAAAGAAAAATCATAATTTGATAATTTATTTAGAATTGTAGTGATATTTTGTATAGAATTTTTTATTAAATATGTTAAAATAAAATTAAACATAGCTAAAATAATAATAGCTATAATAGAAACAATTAAAAAACCTTTTTTTGAAATATTATATGAATTATTTATTTTAATTAATGAGTTTTTAGCATATTTTTCATGTAATGAAACTAAATTATCAATATTTTCTTGAGCTTTTGCTGCATAATCTCGCAATAAATTTATTTTTTCTTTACTAATTTTTTTTCCTGTTTTCATTATTTCAAAATAGTTTTTCATATTTTTAATATACAATAAATAATATTTTTTAATATTATTAAATATTTCTTTCTCTTCTGTAGTAAGATTTTGACTTTCATATGTATTAATAATATTGTCAAGTTCAATTATTTTTTTATTAATATCAGATACTAAATTTTCGTTATAATTAGAATATAATAAATCTATATTTTTTATTCTAATTAAATAAAAATCTGTTTCAAATTTTTTTAAATTTAAAGAAGTAAGCATATGTTCATTATAAATAGAATTTACATTTTTATTAAGTATTTTCATTTTGTTTAATGAAAAAAAAGTTAAGTAACTCATAATTAAAATAATTGTAACTATAGCTGAAATAAATAAATTTTTAATTTTTATATTATTTATCATTCTTTTTGCACTTTCCAAATTCATTATATTATTCATTTGATAACCCCTCCTAAAATTTAGTAAAATATTTAAATATTAATTAATAGAGTCCCTCTTATTTTCCCTCCTTTCTTTTTTTATTAATTTTTTTTATGAAATTGCTTTTTTATTATAATTTAAAATAAATTTTGTTAATTCATCAATAGTTATGGGTTTAGATATATAGTATCCTTGAGCTTCAAAACAATATAATTTTGATAAAATTTCTAGTGTATCTTTATTTTCTACACCTTCAGCAACAATTTTTTTATTCATCAATTTAGAGATTTTTATAGTAGACTTTACCATTTCATAATCTATAATATTATTATCTAAATTTTTAATAAATTCTTTATCTATTTTTATAATATCAATAGGAAGATATTTTAAATTTGCTAGCGATGAGTAACCAGTACCAAAATCATCCATAGCAATTGTTAAATTCATTTTTTGTAACTTTAATAATATTTTTTTAATAGAGGATAGTTCAGTTATAATATCTCGTTCAGTTAATTCAAATTCTAAATTTTTAATTATATTTTTATTGCTATTTAAAATATCCATTAATTTTATTAAGAATAACTTAGACATTAGATTTCTAGGACTTATATTAATTGAAATTTTTATATTAATATTTTTCTTTTTTAGATTATTTAAATCATTTATTACCTTTTTTATAATCCAAAGAGTTAGATTATTTATATATGTAGTTTTTTCAACTTGTGGAATAAATTTATTTGGAGGAATAAAACCTTTAGTAGAATGTTTCCAACGAATTAGAGCCTCAACACTTTTGACTTTATTATCGGCTAAATTTAACTTTGGTTGGTAAACAATAAACAATTCATTTTTTTTAATAGCATTATGAATATCAACTAATAATTCAGATGTGAAGTAAATTGGAAAATTTACAGTATCATTATATATAAAATAATCTAAATTATTCTCTTTTGCATAGTATAAACACGTGACTATTTTTTTAAAACCATCATCAAAATTATTAATATAATTTTGATGTATACCAACTAAAAAAGTTTTTAAAAATAAAGACATATTATTTATAATAAAAGGATTGTTATTAATGTAATCTAAGAAATTTATTATCCAGTTTTCGGTTTCATTTAACGAATAATTTTTTAATAAAAGTAATAATGAAAAATCGTTATTTATAAAAATTTCAATTTTTTTTTTATATTTATGTTTTAAATATTTTGAAAAATTTAAAGAAAAATCACTAATACTATTGTTTAAAAGAGATGTTATTTCTACAATATTATTAACATCAATTAAAATTAAAGAAAAATTTTTATTGCTTTTTAATAGTTTATTTACTTTTTCTTTTAATAATTCTTTTTCATTATAAATATTAGTTTCAAATCCAACACTTTTTGTAATATTTTGTTTCTTTTTTAATAAATATCCAATAAAACCACCTAATAAAGTTAAAAGAAAAATTCGTAAGATATAATTAAGAGGACTTTGTTTAATTTGTAAAGTTGTGTCAAGCGGTAAAAAAGCTAAAAATATACCAGCAAAAAAGCCATTAATAGCTCCGCCAAAAGTATAATAAAAAATAGCAGATATAATAATAGGTATTAACATAAGATATGGAAAAACATATTTTGTACCTCCACTATAATATACAATAATATCAATAATTACAAATAATAATAGAATTACCAAAATCAAAAAAAATTGTTTAGTTTTAATATTCATTTATATTTTGTCCTCTCTTGAATCATTTTTTTAATTATTAAATCGTTTTCATATTATTTATATTATATATTAGGAATACAAAAAAAACAAATATTATGTAAAATACTATATAAGATTTTATATAAATTGTCAATATATCATTTATTTATAATATTTATAATAAACGTTTACATTATTTTTTGAAAATGACAAATGTCATATTTTTAAATTTTATATTAGTGTAAAATAACCTTAGGAAGGTGATAATATGAATATAATACCATTAATAATAGGAAGTTTAGTTACAATAATGCTTACATTAAATAGTATGCTATCTCAAAAATATGGTAACTTGTTAGCATTACTTATTATTCATATAATAGGTTTTATAGTAGCTGTGATTATAAAAATTATAAAAAAAG carries:
- a CDS encoding Crp/Fnr family transcriptional regulator, which gives rise to MNNKLLEKYYKKYALDSFFSNNYINKAYLEFIKKNSFLILSKQQPKYFYFIVNGKFKVSTTNENGKALSVAFLEPGEVIGDVELVLNKPYIHNVEAIIDSYVIKFDIEFIKTLLKTDNVFNNKILQTLAIKLYNDTSIIYESMLYPLENRIATYLYNSLDENNEIQKLNITELSSSLGKSSRQIRRIFKKFIEENIIEKDFMYVKIIDINKLKKLVIEKL
- a CDS encoding EAL domain-containing protein: MNIKTKQFFLILVILLLFVIIDIIVYYSGGTKYVFPYLMLIPIIISAIFYYTFGGAINGFFAGIFLAFLPLDTTLQIKQSPLNYILRIFLLTLLGGFIGYLLKKKQNITKSVGFETNIYNEKELLKEKVNKLLKSNKNFSLILIDVNNIVEITSLLNNSISDFSLNFSKYLKHKYKKKIEIFINNDFSLLLLLKNYSLNETENWIINFLDYINNNPFIINNMSLFLKTFLVGIHQNYINNFDDGFKKIVTCLYYAKENNLDYFIYNDTVNFPIYFTSELLVDIHNAIKKNELFIVYQPKLNLADNKVKSVEALIRWKHSTKGFIPPNKFIPQVEKTTYINNLTLWIIKKVINDLNNLKKKNINIKISINISPRNLMSKLFLIKLMDILNSNKNIIKNLEFELTERDIITELSSIKKILLKLQKMNLTIAMDDFGTGYSSLANLKYLPIDIIKIDKEFIKNLDNNIIDYEMVKSTIKISKLMNKKIVAEGVENKDTLEILSKLYCFEAQGYYISKPITIDELTKFILNYNKKAIS
- a CDS encoding TIGR01212 family radical SAM protein (This family includes YhcC from E. coli K-12, an uncharacterized radical SAM protein.), translated to MWGDKRYNNLNYELKKTFGKKIYKVSLNAGLSCPNRDGKISYGGCIFCSEEGSGEHAGNKLDTITEQINKQIKLIKNKHNSDSVIAYFQSFTNTYGNINYLRKIFYEAINHKNVIGLAIATRPDCINKEILDLLNELNKKTFLWIEIGLQTIHEKTAKLINRGYSLHSFENSFYKLKNNNIKTVIHIIAGLPYETKEEYFDSIEYINKIKPWGIKIHLLYIIKNSSLYYLYLKEKFHVFSEKEYINLIVNSIKILDKNIIIHRITGDGDKDTLFKPKWSLNKRRVLNEIQKKLKLENIIQGNL
- a CDS encoding methyl-accepting chemotaxis protein, producing the protein MNNIMNLESAKRMINNIKIKNLFISAIVTIILIMSYLTFFSLNKMKILNKNVNSIYNEHMLTSLNLKKFETDFYLIRIKNIDLLYSNYNENLVSDINKKIIELDNIINTYESQNLTTEEKEIFNNIKKYYLLYIKNMKNYFEIMKTGKKISKEKINLLRDYAAKAQENIDNLVSLHEKYAKNSLIKINNSYNISKKGFLIVSIIAIIILAMFNFILTYLIKNSIQNITTILNKLSNYDFSFDLKVNGKNEFAEMTKSLIIIIENIDDLLSNVKNNFIKLDDNSKSLVATSEETAAASEELAATMQNITAGALEQSNDIKDITDSIKVLTTSIDNVYNELIKVKNETENSANKANNGKNEMDVLVNSINDIKNVFDLVISKVNRLITSVNKISGITDIISGISEQTNLLALNAAIEAARAGEHGKGFAVVAEEVRKLAEESRTSTNKIIELIKSITNDTNEVIETSENVENLIIEQTKAVENTLNSFIEIIDSVENITPLIKNTYSATGEIVKSKDLVVEKVDKINNVVERNIAASEEVSAASEELTASNQEVAAVAQDLGYISESVRQLVDKFKV